The Microcystis panniformis FACHB-1757 region GATGTATCAATTGCGTCAAGCTGATCGACAATGGTTAGTGAATGTGGGCAGACAGTTAAGTGTTTTACTTAAGGATGATTATGATCGCTTGCGTTATATTCTCAGTCAAATTCATATTAGTCCTTAGATGATGGCGTTGTCAGATCAGAAGAGGAAAGATGCAATGCTCCGGTGCTGATTCGGAGCATCTTTCCATTTGACAAAGCCGATTGTAGGGCTAATTCATGAATTAGCCCTACGCCGATTGTAGGGCTAATTCCACTGCTAAATCGAGCGACTCTTGTTCCCCACTTAAGCCCAACTATCGGCACTATTCGTTCATTAAACACTAATTGTCAAGATGCCATGTAATCTTTCCTATCAAAGTAATTTCAGTTCCGGTGCTGATTCGGAGCATCTTTCAATTTGACAACGCCAAAAATGGGTTCTTCGTTACTTGGTATGGTTCTATAGGGTGGCATAAATCGACTAAATCCTTATCTGGTAAGAGACTTAATTGATTAGAACGTAGGTTGGGTTGAAGTATGAAACCCAACGCCCGCATGGGTTACGCTACCGCTAACCCATCCTACAAATAATTGTGCCTCCCTACTTAGTTAGTTATAAATAGTTGACTAGACAAAAAATGTCGATATAATAAATGGTTATGCGGTAACTCTCGCTATTTTTAGCCTTGATTGTAAACCCTAGATAGTTTAATTGATCGCCCCTTAAGAAAATGGCAATACAAACAACCTTTGCAGAGATTCTAGAAGCAGCCGAGCAACTTCCCCTTGAAGATCAAGAAAATCTCATTCATATCTTACAGAATCGTCTTCGAGATCAAAAAAGAACAGAGTTGGTTAGAGATGTTCAAGAAGCTCAACAAGAATTTGCACAAGGTCAATGTCAACCCCTGACACCTGAACAAATCATGGAGGAAATCCTTGCGTGAATTTTGTTTTATTACGCTCGAATATATTTATTAGAAATGCTCGAAAAATTGTGAAAAAACAGGCTTTTTTAGTTCAAAATATCCAAGAAACTTTAGCTTTATTATCCGTAGATCCATTTCAACCTCGATTAAGAACACACAAATTAAAAGGGGAGCTTAAAGACTCTTACGCTTGTAGTTTGGGCTATAATTTAAGAATTGTCTTTAAATTCGTTGAATATGAGCAGAAACAGGCAATTCTTTTAGAGTCAATTGGGACTCACGATGAAGTTTATTAGTGCGGATGATTATTGCGCTCAGTTTGCAGAAACCGAACCAGAATCAAGATAAAAACCTAAGATGCCTCATTAACAGATATTTCAGCTTTTTTGAGCGCAATTTGCCATTCTAAGTCAGCTATTTCTCGATCGAGTTCGGCAATTTCACTATTAACTTGCTTTAAATCGGCGATAATTTCTTGTTTACTGCGTTTTCTACCGTAGATAGCCAGTTCATCCTCTTGTAATTTCTCAAGGATAGAGTCTAGGGAAGCGGTTAAATCGGCCGAGGGACTATCCATAATACCTAAACGCATTAAGACCTGTACCGCTTTGACAACGTCTTGCTGATAAGCTTCTCTAGAGGGGTAATCTTGGGGGTTTTTGAGATTTAAAGCGTCAATGATATTCATATTCCATCTTATGAAGGTTAAATGCGAAACTGTGATTAGGTCACACTTATATACCTCAAGTTTCTGAGAAATTCCCTAACAGGGATTGCAATATCTTTTATTTTAGAGTAGAAATGATTGATTGTCAGTAGCGGTTATTACTTTACAACAATTAAAAATTTTTGTCTGTTACAATTTATACAAAATGCTCTGGGATTACCCCGACTGAAAACTCAAATCCGATTAGTGATCACTGATCACTGATTGCTGATAAGATTGTTACGAAAATATAAACACGAAATTCTATAGTTAGCCATGACCCAAAACGGAAGCTCGAAGTCGATCGTAGTCTCTCCCTCGATCCTATCGGCGGATTTTAGTAAATTAGGAGCCGATATCGAGGCTGTGGATAAGGCAGGAGCCGATTGGATTCACGTTGATGTGATGGATGGTCGTTTTGTCCCGAATATCACCATTGGACCCCTGATTGTCTCCGCTATTCGTCCCTATACGAAAAAACCTTTAGATGTGCATTTAATGATCGTGGAACCGGAAAAATATGTGGCTGACTTTGCGAAAGCGGGTGCTGACATTATTTCTGTTCACGCTGAACATAATGCTTCTCCCCACCTCCATCGTACTCTTTGCCAAATCCGCGAACTCGGTAAACAAGCGGGTGTGGTATTAAATCCCTCCACTCCCTTAGATTTAATCGAATATGTGCTGCATTTGTGCGATTTAGTCCTAATTATGAGCGTTAACCCCGGTTTTGGTGGCCAGAGTTTTATCCCGGAAGTTGTCCCCAAAATCCGTCAATTACGTCAAATCTGCGATGAAAAAGGCTTGGATCCCTGGATTGAAGTGGATGGCGGCTTAAAACCGGCTAATACTTGGCAAGTTCTCGAAGCGGGCGCTAATGCGATTGTAGCAGGTTCGGCGGTATTTAATGCCCCCGATTACGCGGCGGCGATCGAAGGTATCCGTAACAGCAAACGTCCCCAACCTCAATTAGCCACCGTTTAATTGCCGCGGGGGTGGGTTAGCTGTTGACTAATTATCTTGCTATTCGCACTAACCCACTCTGCTGATTTGTTCTAAAACCTGCCGCCATAAACCGGAATTAGAGACGGCTAAAACTTCGCTAGAATCAGCTTTTAGGGGATTACCTGACCAATCGCTAATTATTCCGCCCGCACCTTCAATAATCGGGATTAAAGCACAAAAATCGTAGTATTTTAGGTCTGATTCTAGGATTACCATCGGCATGGCAGTGCAGCCAGTGGCTAACATCATATAGTTATAGCAATCACCCCCAAAAGCGGTACGTTTACAGACGCTTTGCAGCTGACGAGCGATCGCTTGTTGTCGTTCTGTGATAAACATTAAGGGAGTGGTGGAGACTAAACAGGCATTTTTTAAGACAAGTTCCCGATCTTGACGGTAGGGATTAACAATCATCTGGTTATTATAAAGACTCGCTTTTCCCTTCACTCCTAACCAGCGATCGCCTAAAATCGGTTGATCGACAATTCCTAAAATCGGTTGATTTTCTGCCACTAGGCCGATTAAAGTCCCAAAAATCGGTAATCCCTTGACAAAAGAGGATGTGCCATCGATCGGATCCAATACCCAATAACGACCACTTTGGGAGGGAATATTGGCTCCTTCTTCCCTAATAACCCCATCTTCAGGCAATTCTCGCCGAATAATTGCCACCATTGCCTCCTCAGCTTCTTGATCGGCGATTGTTACTATTGAGGAAACTTGATCGAGTTTTGTCTCGGTTTCTAGATCAGGCTGCCGAAAATAGCGCCGGATAATCTCTCCAGAAGCGTCCGCTAATTGATGAGCTAGTTGGATAGTGCGATCGATATTCATGAGGGGAAACAATACAGCAGAATTTAGAAGACAGGAGACAGGAGACGGGAGTAGGGAGTCTGGGGAAGTGGGGGAGTGGGGAAGTGGGGAAGTGGGGAAGTGGGGAAGTGGGGAAGTGGGTAAGTGGGGAAGTGGGTAAGTGGGGAAGTGGGTAAGTGGGGAGATGGGGAAGTGGGGAAGTGGGGAAGTGGGGGATTTAGCGGAAATTTGCCTATCACCCTAAATCCCTATTGCCTCTTGGATAGTGCGAGCGATGTTCATCAATAAAAGTTATCCATACAGGAAAACAATAATGTTTATTTATGGGAAAGGGGAGATGGGGAAGTGGGGAAGTGGGGGAAATTTGCCTATCACCCTAAATCCCTATTGCCTCTTGGATAGTGCGATCGATGTTCATCAATAAAAGTTATTCATACAGGAAAACAATAATGTTTATTTATGGTAAAGGGGAAGTGGGGAAGTGGGGAAGTGGGGAGATGGGGAAGTGGGGAAGTGGGGAGATGGGGAAGTGGGGAAGTGGGGAGGTGGGGGATTTAGCGGAAATTTGCCTATCACCCTAAATCCCTATTGCCCCTTCCATAGTGCGATCGATGTTCATCAATAAAAGTTATCCATACAGGAAAACAATAATGTTTATTTATGGTAAAGGGGAAGTGGGGAAGTGGGGAAGTGGGGGAAATTTGCCTATCACCCTAAATCCCTATTGCGGCATCGAACCTAGAACTATCAATGGGTAACAGTTTGATTTTGACTCCATAATTAAATTAGTCAACGATCGACTCAATCTCAAGACGAGAAAAAATTAATCTATTAGGAGTTTAGCTGATGACGGCTTTTACGGAAAATGACCTAAAAAGGTTAGAAAATCTGATTATCAATGGACAAAAAGCGATCGAAACTCGTTTAACCTCTTTGGAGAATGGACAAAAAGCGATCGAAACTCGTTTAACCTCTTTGGAGAATGGACAAAAAGCGATCGAAACTCGTTTAACCTCTCTGGAGAATGGACAAAAAGCGATCGAAACTCGTTTAACCTCTCTGGAGAATGGACAAAAAGCGATCGAGAATAGCGTCGGAGAGATCAAAAGAGAAATTCAGGTCTTAGAGATAGGACAGACGGAAATTAAGGGAGAAATCAGGACTTTAGACGCAAAAATCACCGGTTTAAATGAAAGAGTGAAACTCATCGAGGCATCCGTGGGAAAAATTCCCGATTTAGCTGAAAAAATTTGGGAGGTATGGATGTGACTGCTTTTGTGGGTGGGGTAATTGGTTGGTTGATTCGGGGAAAATAAAACTAGGCAATGTAACATAGTATTAAGCATTTGTATCTTTTTATTAATTTTTATGGAACAGACAGCTTTAAATCTGATCGCAATTACCGTTTTTTCGATCACTCTTTCCGTATTTGTCACTCCTTTGCTGTCTATTTCGCCTTTTGTCCCCGCTTTAGCTACTTTTAGCCTCTTGGGATTAGTTACCGTCGATACTCTCACCTTTAATAACCGGGGTGTGACTTTACTACTGGATGCTCTTTCTCCTAGTAAACACCGTCAAAGAGTTATTCACCACGAAGCCGGACATTTTCTCACCGCTTATATTTTGGGCATTCCGATCGCCAGTTATAGTTTGACCGCTTGGGAAGCCTTTCGTCAAGGCCAGGAGGGAGTCGGCGGTGTTCAATTTGAACTAGCAGATTTAGAGCAAAAAGTCAAGAACTTTACCGATTTTCCGGCTTTTTTAGAGAGAATTTCTACGGTGTGGATGGCGGGAATTGCTGCCGAAACCTTAGTTTATGGTAAAGCAGCAGGGGGAGAAAGCGATCGATTTTATCTGCAATCGGCCTTAAAATTAGCGGGGGTCCCTGAGAATAATTATGCCCAAAAAGAGCGCTGGAGTTTATTACAGGCAAAAACTCTTTTAGAAAAACAACAGACTGCCTATCAAGCTTTAGTGATAGCTATGGAAAAAAGGGCAAGTGTGGAAGAATGCTGTCGGGTGATTAGTGAAAGTTTAGTATAACGGGAAAAGTAATCAGGGATGAATTTGATGATTTCCCCGTTAAATTATCAATCCGAGCAGCGATTAGCTTTAATTGTGCGCGGAGCAGTACAAGGGGTCGGTTTTCGTCCTTTTGTGTATCGATTAGCAACGGAATTAAACCTAACTGGTTGGGTGAGTAATACAGCAGCGGGAGTTTTTATTGAAGTCGAGGGCAATCGAGACAAACTAGAAACTTTTTTGACTCGATTATCTTTAGAAAAACCACCTCAATCCCTAATTGAAAATATTGAGACTCAATGGTTAAATCCCGTCGGATATCAAAACTTTAGCATACGCCAGAGTAGCGGTGGTGAAAAAAATACAATTGTTCTGCCGGATTTAGCCACTTGTCCCGATTGTTTAGCCGATATTTTTGACCCGAATAATCGTCGTTATCGCTATCCTTTTACTAACTGCACTAACTGCGGTCCTCGCTACAGTATTATCGAGAGTTTGCCCTATGATCGCAGTGCCACAACTATGAGGGGTTTTAATCAGTGTCCCGAATGTCAAAGGGAATACGAAAACCCTCTGGATCGCCGTTTTCATGCCCAACCGAATGCCTGTCCTCGTTGCGGACCCCAAATTAGTCTTTTAGATAGTCAAGGAACTGTATTAGCGGAAAAAGATCAAGCTTTAATCGCTACTGCTAGAGCAATTGAACAGGGAAAAATTATGGCGATCAAAGGATTAGGAGGATTTCACCTAGTCGTCGATGCAAGAAATACGGAAGCAGTGCAAAAATTGCGACAACGTAAACAGCGACCGGATAAACCTTTTGCCGTGATGTATCCTAATCTTGACTTAGTGAAAAACCACGGTTATGTATCTTCTTTAGAATCGCAATTATTGCAGTCTCCTGCAGCGGCAATTGTCCTGATTAAACAGCGAAAAAATTATCTTTCTGCTGCCGTTTCTCCGGGTAATCCCTATCTAGGAGTCATGTTACCCTATACTCCCCTACATCATCTTTTATTAGCAGAATTAGGCTTTCCGATTGTGGCAACCAGTGGTAATCTAGCCGATGAACCTATCTGTATCGACGAAAAAGAAGCTTTAGAAAAATTGGTAACTATCGCCGATTTATTTCTAGTTCATAATCGTCCCATCCTTCGACCAGTGGATGACTCTATTATCAGGGAAATGGCGGGAAAAGCGATGATTTTGCGCCGTGCGCGGGGATATGCTCCCTTTCCAGTTAAAGTTAATGAGGGAGATTTTCCCCCGATTATGGCCGTGGGAAGTTATTTTAAAAATACCGTGGCTATCTACCAAAAAAATCAAGTTTTTATTAGTCAACATATAGGCGATTTAGATACGGTTAATGCCGTCAATCATTTTGAAAATATCCTCGATAGTTTAAAAAAATTATACGAGTTTGCACCCGAAGTTATTGCCTGTGATGCTCATCCTGAATATCTAGCAACCAAGTACGCTTATAGTTTAAATTTACCCGTTATTCCCATTCAACACCATTACGCTCACGTTTTATCCTGCATGGCAGAACATCAGCTACAACCTCCGGTTTTAGGGGTTGCTTGGGATGGAACAGGATACGGTTTAGATGGCACAATTTGGGGGGGAGAGTTTATCCATATTGCTGCCGATTCTTGGGAGCGAGTCGCCCATTTTAAACCCTGGCCATTACCCGGAGGAGAAAAAGCGATTAAAGAACCCAGACGAGTGGCTTTAGGATTACTAGAAGTTATGGAAAATACTGATAGGATAAAATCAGCTTTTAGTGAACAGGAATGGTCGATTTTTAGGCAAATGTTAACAAAAAAAATTAATTGTCCTTTAACTTCTAGTGTCGGGCGTTTGTTTGATGGTGTGGCCGCGATTCTAGGTTTATGTTATCAATTAAGTTTTGAGGGACAGGCAGCAATGCAGTTAGAATTTGCCCTTGATGGCATTAAAACGGAGGAATATTATAATTTTTCTTTATCAGCTGACTCACCCATAGTTATTGATTGGAATCAGCTAATTTTAGGAGTTGTTGAGGATTTAGAAAAACAAGTACAAATCGGCATAATTGCCGCTAAATTTCATAATAGTTTAAGTGAGATTATTGTAGAAATTGCTCAGAAAATAGGTAGAGAAAAAATTCTCCTGACGGGAGGCTGTTTTCAAAATCGTTATCTGACGGAAAGAACAATTAATCGCCTACAAGCTTCAGGATTTCAACCCTACTGGCAGCAAACTGTTCCCACTAATGATGGTGGTATTAGCCTTGGTCAAATTATCGGGGCTTTTTCTCAACTTAAACAGTTCTAGATAGGACAAAATTAACTTCTTGGTTAGGATAGACAAGAGGCAAGGGGTGCCTCTCACATTTGCAGAAATACCGACAATCAGCAATTATCAGTGACCCTTAAATTATTACAGACATATCAGCAGCTGCCTGTAAGCATCCCACCGAAAAACCAATGCGCTCTAGGGTTTGGGTAGGGTTGATTCATGAATCAACCCTACTATAGAGTTCTTGCATAATTAATTCTTGAGAGTGCAAAAATGAGATGCACCCAGAGGTAAGAGGTAGTTATAAGCGTTAAAGATAAACCACAGAGACACAAAGAACACAGAGAGCCGATTTTTTTCTAGAATGTTGGGATGGTCGAAAATTGAGATTTTAGCTTAAACGATGCCACTCAACGATTTTATTGCCTACTTTCAAAATAATTGCTTGACCTAAACCCAGTTCTTGTGTCACATTAACTAGATGGGCGAAATTTTGATGAGTGATTGCTAGTCCCGGCAAACAGGCTAGAAAATCGAGACAGAGAACCGTAGAAAATTCCCAAGTTTGTCGGTAAACACGGCAATTATCCGGTAAAAAAGCCACAAGAGTGCGAAAATGACTCAAAGCGGCTTTCTCAAAATTGGCGCTAGTGCAGTCAAAAGACGAGTGCTGATAGCTCATAAAAACTTTGCCTGATAGGGAAAGAGCAGGGTTTCCCTCAGACTAGCACTTCCCTTCTGGGGATCACCTTCCCTTTAGAATTTCTCAATAGACTGGCAAATCCCCCCAGAGGAGTATTCTTACCCGCGAACAAATTGCTAGAAGCTAGGTTTCTTCCCGGAGATAGTGTACCTTAGATATTGATGTCCTTCCGGCTGGCAAGATAACCTGTAAATTTCCCCACTCGTCCCTAGAACGTAGGTTGGGTTGAAGCATGAAACCCAACCCCCGATCATGTTACGCTACCGCTAACCCATCCTACAAATAATTGTACCTCCCTACTTAACCTGTAAATTTCCCCACTCGTCCCCAGCGATAAAAGGCTGTATTTAGTCAAAAATCAAGTGTTGACTTTAATGCCAAACTTGCCTAATAAAAAATGATGACAGCCTCAAGTTGCCGCTTAACTAATTGACTACTTAACTGATAACTGGTAACTAAGATTATGAATAATGCAATTGTCAAACCGAGAGATGTACAAGTAGCACCGATTGCCGTCGATACTTTTGTCTTTCGTTCCCGCACTTGGGACCGGTTAAAATTCGAGATCGAATATGGATTACAAAAGGGAACCACCGCCAATAGTTATCTGATTAAAGGTGAAAAGGTCGCTCTTTTTGATCCACCGGGGGAATCATTTTCGGCCATATTTTTAGAGGCTTTAACTAAAAGAATCGATCCGAAAACTATTGATTATATTATCCTCGGTCACGTTAACCCCAATCGTGCCGTCACCCTCAAGGCACTTTTAGAAATCGCGCCTCAAGTCACTTTTGTTTGTTCTAATCCGGGGGCAATTTCCCTGAAAAAAATTCTCGAAACCGAAGCATTAAATCTGTTGGTTGTCAAGGGGGAAGAAATATTAAATTTAGGAGCAAACCATCAATTAGAATTTATCCCCACTCCTAACCCCAGATTTCCCGATCAACTCTGTACTTACGATAGCAAAACCGATATTCTCTACACCGATAAATTATTCGGAGCGCACGTTTGTGGCGACCAAATTTTTGATGAGGGTTGGAGCGTTTATAACGAAGATCGGCGTTATTATTTTGATTGTCTCATGGCTCCCTATGCCAGCCAAATTAGCAACGCTTTGGAGAAATTAGCCGCTAAATCGCCCTTATTTTATGCCGTTGGTCACGGTCCTCTGGTGCGTTACGGGATGCACGAATTGACCCTTTCCTATCAACAATGGTTAGCAGTACAAAAGTCCCAAGAGTTGACAATCGCCCTGATTTATGCTAGTGCCTACGGCAACACCGCCACCCTCGCTCAAGCGATCGCCATGGGGATCACGAAAGCGGCAGTAGCAGTGACGGCGATTAATGCCGAGTCCGCTGAACCAGAAGAGATCAAAACGGCGATCGAAAAAAGTGTCGGTTTTATCTTTGGTTCCCCCACTTTGGGAGGACACGCACCGACTCCCATCCAAACCGCCTTGGGGATTACCCTGTCCAATGGCGATAAAAGCAAGCTGGTGGGGGTTTTTGGCTCCTACGGTTGGAGTGGTGAAGCGATCGATCTTTTGGAAGGTAAATTCCGGGATGGCGGTTATCGCTTCGGTTTTGAGCCAATTCGGGTTAAATTTAAACCCACGGAGGCAATTTTAAAGACCTGTGAGGAAGCGGGAACCGATTTCGCTCAAGCAGTCAAAAAAGCTCGCAAAAGCAGACAACCGAAAACTAATGTTAACCAATCCCAAAGCGATCGGCGATCGCAAGCCCTGGGCCGTTTGGTGGGTTCTCTCTGTATCGTCACCTGCGAATTGGGGGAATTGCGCGGCGCCATGTTAGCCTCTTGGGTGTCGCAAGCGACGTTCACCCCCCCCGGATTGACTATTGCCGTGGCGAAAGAACGAGCGATCGAGTCTCTGCTTTATAGCGGTACGCCTTTTGTCCTTAATATCCTCCAAGAAGGTCAACATTTGGCTTTAATGAAGCATTTTCTTAAACCTTTTTCCCCCGGAGAAGATCGTTTTGCTAATATCGAAACCACTAAAGCTGAGAACGGTGGGCCGATTTTGGCCGAAGCGCTCGCTTATCTGGAATGTCGGGTAGAACAACGAATGGAGTGCGGTGATCATTGGCTGCTTTATGCGATCGCAGAAAAAGGCAGGGTTTTACACCAGGGTTTAACCGCCATCCATCATCGCAAATCTGGCAGTTATTATTAACTCATGGTGACGGGCAAGGGATCGCAAAAAACAAGGGTTTCGGCTGATCCCGAAAGTGAACAATACTCTCCCCTATCCTTCTGCTACTGTTTGTAAAACAAGATCATTGACATCCTCACCGCCGTAAACGGACGGCGATTCCCTACAGATCAAACAAACTTAATTGAACGATCTTTGGATGGGTTAACGCTTCACGGGATGCTGCTTCTTTAACAGAAGTCTTACACCTTCCTCTGCGTCCGTTTTTTGAGGTCTCCGATTGCCCACCGGCGACCTTGATATTAATTGCGGCGTTCACGTCTCGATCATGGAAAGTCCCACAAAAAAGACATTCCCACTCACGGATATTTAATGCTTTCTTACCGCCGATATTCCCACAACAGGAACATCGCTGAGACGTTGGCTCCCATCGGGAAATTATCCGAAAATCACGCCCATATTTATCAGATTTTGCCGATAGCATATCTCGAAAAGAACGCCATCCTAAGTCTGATATAGCACGGGATAACTTGCGATTTTTAACCATTCCGATGTGTTTAAATCCTCTAAAATTATCGTTTGATTTTCACGAACAACTCTAGTGGATAGTTTATGCAAGAAATCAGTACGAGTGTCTTTAATCTTTGCGTGGATTTTAGCTACTCGTTTCCTAGCTTTTTCCCGTCGTTTACTTCCTTTCTGTTTTCTAGAAAGGTTTTTCTGTGCTTTTCTTAGTCGTTTTAATCGTTTCTTTAACGGTTTCGGTGCGTCTATCTTTTCTCCTGTTGAGAGGGTAGCAAAGGCAGCAATCCCTAGATCAATTCCCACTGACTCCCCATTATTGGGAAGTATTTCGGACTGAATCTCGACAACAAAGCTGAGAAAATAGCGATCCGCCGCATCTTTAATCACGGTGACGCTAGAAGGTTTAGAAGGTAATGGACGACTCCAAACTATTCTTAGATCACCGATTTTCGCTAAAGTAACGCAGTGTTGGTTAACGGTAAAACCATTGTCAGTAAATCTTGCTGATTGCTTAGATTTACGCTTCTTAAATTGAGGAGGTTTGACTTTTCTTCCTTTTCTCTCTCCCTTGCAAGATGCAAAGAAGTTAGAGTAAGCAGTCTCTAAGTCTCTCAAAGACTGCTGTAAAGGGATAGAAGAAACCTCGGTTAACCACTGCTTTTTTTCTGTTTTTTTGATTTGAGTTAGTCTTTTAGATAACTCGGTATATTTTGGCTTTTTCTCCCCTTGTCGATAGAGTTCTTGGCAGTAGGCTAAGGTATCGTTCCAGACAACACGCACACACCCGAACAACTGAGACAAAAGCCTCTTTTGTTGGTCTGTTGGGTAAATACGGTATTGATACCTCGCTTTCATTGGGTTAAGATGTGTGTGTCTGTACTCTATTCTAACTAGGTCTGTTAATAATGTCAAGTCAGTTGCGAAGAGAAAGAAACTCTGTTTCCGATTTAAAGATACACTTGGTCTGTGTGACAAAATACAGAAGTAAGGTTTTTACTGGTAAAAGTCTGACTTTAGTTGAAAAGTCTTTTAGGGAAGTTGCGGGAAAAATGAATTTTCAGATATTGGAATTTAACGGGGAGTCTAATCATATACACGCATTGATTGAATACCCGCCAAAACTATCTATTTCCGTAATGGTCAATTCTTTAAAGGGAGTCTCTAGTCGTAGGTATGGACAAGCTGGTTATCCTAAACCGCACGGGAAAGACGCTCTTTGGTCGCCCAGTTATTTTGTATCTTCTGTAGGAGGTGCGCCACTGGAAGTTCTTAAGTGCTACATTGAAAATCAGGAAAAGCCGTCGTAAAACGACGGGGTTTTAACCCAAATTTTCGATAAATTTCTGGCTGTAGTATATGCCTTGTTGTTGCATCGTTTCTATGTAAGGTTTGACTGCAGCGATCTTTCCCAACTGTTTTGCTTTAATTAAAAGGGAGCATCTCACTTACGCGATAAGTAATTATACTTAGCCTAAAAGCCACTCTTAATCGTGTCTTGGAACGAAATAGAGGCTTTTAAAGACTGCGTACATGGAGAATTAAAACAAGAATTACCCTCGAAAAGCCTATTTTTCCACTAAGTATTTATGCTCATTGCAAAGGTGAGATGCTCCCTAATTAAAATACCGATCGAACCTGTAATTGGAATATTGAGAGATTTACACACCTGACGAGCAGCTAATTCATCGATAAGCACTAAAGAGGCTTTTTGTTCTAGTGCAAGGACGATGACTTCTGATTCTCCTCGATCTAGAGTCGGTAATAGTAAGGAAACCTGCTGTTGAGAGGCGATTTCTCGGACAGAAATCCACTGTTCTCGTAATA contains the following coding sequences:
- a CDS encoding type II toxin-antitoxin system RelE/ParE family toxin is translated as MNFVLLRSNIFIRNARKIVKKQAFLVQNIQETLALLSVDPFQPRLRTHKLKGELKDSYACSLGYNLRIVFKFVEYEQKQAILLESIGTHDEVY
- the rpe gene encoding ribulose-phosphate 3-epimerase, encoding MTQNGSSKSIVVSPSILSADFSKLGADIEAVDKAGADWIHVDVMDGRFVPNITIGPLIVSAIRPYTKKPLDVHLMIVEPEKYVADFAKAGADIISVHAEHNASPHLHRTLCQIRELGKQAGVVLNPSTPLDLIEYVLHLCDLVLIMSVNPGFGGQSFIPEVVPKIRQLRQICDEKGLDPWIEVDGGLKPANTWQVLEAGANAIVAGSAVFNAPDYAAAIEGIRNSKRPQPQLATV
- the hisN gene encoding histidinol-phosphatase — protein: MNIDRTIQLAHQLADASGEIIRRYFRQPDLETETKLDQVSSIVTIADQEAEEAMVAIIRRELPEDGVIREEGANIPSQSGRYWVLDPIDGTSSFVKGLPIFGTLIGLVAENQPILGIVDQPILGDRWLGVKGKASLYNNQMIVNPYRQDRELVLKNACLVSTTPLMFITERQQAIARQLQSVCKRTAFGGDCYNYMMLATGCTAMPMVILESDLKYYDFCALIPIIEGAGGIISDWSGNPLKADSSEVLAVSNSGLWRQVLEQISRVG
- the hypF gene encoding carbamoyltransferase HypF; this translates as MISPLNYQSEQRLALIVRGAVQGVGFRPFVYRLATELNLTGWVSNTAAGVFIEVEGNRDKLETFLTRLSLEKPPQSLIENIETQWLNPVGYQNFSIRQSSGGEKNTIVLPDLATCPDCLADIFDPNNRRYRYPFTNCTNCGPRYSIIESLPYDRSATTMRGFNQCPECQREYENPLDRRFHAQPNACPRCGPQISLLDSQGTVLAEKDQALIATARAIEQGKIMAIKGLGGFHLVVDARNTEAVQKLRQRKQRPDKPFAVMYPNLDLVKNHGYVSSLESQLLQSPAAAIVLIKQRKNYLSAAVSPGNPYLGVMLPYTPLHHLLLAELGFPIVATSGNLADEPICIDEKEALEKLVTIADLFLVHNRPILRPVDDSIIREMAGKAMILRRARGYAPFPVKVNEGDFPPIMAVGSYFKNTVAIYQKNQVFISQHIGDLDTVNAVNHFENILDSLKKLYEFAPEVIACDAHPEYLATKYAYSLNLPVIPIQHHYAHVLSCMAEHQLQPPVLGVAWDGTGYGLDGTIWGGEFIHIAADSWERVAHFKPWPLPGGEKAIKEPRRVALGLLEVMENTDRIKSAFSEQEWSIFRQMLTKKINCPLTSSVGRLFDGVAAILGLCYQLSFEGQAAMQLEFALDGIKTEEYYNFSLSADSPIVIDWNQLILGVVEDLEKQVQIGIIAAKFHNSLSEIIVEIAQKIGREKILLTGGCFQNRYLTERTINRLQASGFQPYWQQTVPTNDGGISLGQIIGAFSQLKQF
- a CDS encoding diflavin flavoprotein, whose product is MNNAIVKPRDVQVAPIAVDTFVFRSRTWDRLKFEIEYGLQKGTTANSYLIKGEKVALFDPPGESFSAIFLEALTKRIDPKTIDYIILGHVNPNRAVTLKALLEIAPQVTFVCSNPGAISLKKILETEALNLLVVKGEEILNLGANHQLEFIPTPNPRFPDQLCTYDSKTDILYTDKLFGAHVCGDQIFDEGWSVYNEDRRYYFDCLMAPYASQISNALEKLAAKSPLFYAVGHGPLVRYGMHELTLSYQQWLAVQKSQELTIALIYASAYGNTATLAQAIAMGITKAAVAVTAINAESAEPEEIKTAIEKSVGFIFGSPTLGGHAPTPIQTALGITLSNGDKSKLVGVFGSYGWSGEAIDLLEGKFRDGGYRFGFEPIRVKFKPTEAILKTCEEAGTDFAQAVKKARKSRQPKTNVNQSQSDRRSQALGRLVGSLCIVTCELGELRGAMLASWVSQATFTPPGLTIAVAKERAIESLLYSGTPFVLNILQEGQHLALMKHFLKPFSPGEDRFANIETTKAENGGPILAEALAYLECRVEQRMECGDHWLLYAIAEKGRVLHQGLTAIHHRKSGSYY
- the tnpA gene encoding IS200/IS605 family transposase, whose protein sequence is MSSQLRRERNSVSDLKIHLVCVTKYRSKVFTGKSLTLVEKSFREVAGKMNFQILEFNGESNHIHALIEYPPKLSISVMVNSLKGVSSRRYGQAGYPKPHGKDALWSPSYFVSSVGGAPLEVLKCYIENQEKPS
- a CDS encoding DUF3368 domain-containing protein, producing the protein MRCSLLIKAKQLGKIAAVKPYIETMQQQGIYYSQKFIENLG
- a CDS encoding DUF3368 domain-containing protein, with the protein product MIVSNATPLIAFARIGQLGLLQEIVKSIVIPKAVALEISTYDQDKTGSIDLLREQWISVREIASQQQVSLLLPTLDRGESEVIVLALEQKASLVLIDELAARQVCKSLNIPITGSIGILIREHLTFAMSINT